The following DNA comes from Bartonella sp. M0283.
GCGGCGGCGCAACAATGGATCTCGCCAAAATGACCCGCCTGTTTTGTGCTCAAGGTGCCAATGTCAAAACACTTGAAGTTCCCTCCATTTACACAGCGCTTGCACCATTGATCGCACTGCCAACGCTTGCCGGTAGCGGCGCCGAAATCAGCGATAATGCCTATTTGATAGATAATGCGAAAAATACCGGTTTTACGTTTTATGACAAACGTTTAACACCGACATTTGTTGTTGCCGATCCGGTTTTGACAGGAACTGCGCCGGCAAACTTCATTTCCGGCGCCGGCATGAATGCGCTTACCAATGCGATCGATAGCTGGTGCATCCCCACATTCAATCCTGTCTCGGATGCTCTGGCACTCGAAACAGTCCGTCTGATCTTTAATCATTTGCCGAAAGCCGTAAGTGACCCTTCAAATAATGAAGCGCAAATTGCCCTGTTGTCGGCCTCGCTCACCGGTGCGCTTGCAGCAAAAAAAGGCTTAAAAATTACCAGTGCTCTCGCCCGTTCGATAGGGAACCGTTACCAGACCCATTTCGGCATGACTGCAGGTGTGCTTTTGCCTTATGTCATGGCCTATAACCAATCGGCCATTGGAAATAGAATTGCGACACTTGCCGAACGCCTCAATATAAAAGGTGGTTTTAACGGCTTTATCCGCCATTTGTTGAATTTACGAAAAGCCGCCAATGTCCCGACAAAATTGGCAGGCCTGACAAAAGACCAGAAAATCAAGGCAAAAGACAAGGCATTGATTGAAAGTGTTGCGGTCGAAGACCACGGTTCCGACGAAACTTCTGTTCGACTCACCAAAAAAACAGCACTTGCCATTTTGAATGCGGCAATTGCCGGAAAAATGAACCGCAAAAAATAGATAATTCGTTTTTCCGGCACTCGGAACTTGAATAAGAAAATTCTTATTGGATTTTTGACTTTTTCACTTGGCCACATGTGCGCACAAGAAAATCCGTCATTAAAAAATTAGCGCAACATGGTGCAACTTCACGATGATTGCCTGCCCCTTCCAAACTATCGTCTTCTTAGCAAATTATTATCGCTTTTCGGCCAGTCAGTCTGAAGTCCTGCTCCGGAACCTTATTCAACGTTAAAAACCGGATCGACAAGAAAACAGAAGGGCATTTTTCAACTTTAAACAAAGATTGGGAAAATTTGTAATCATTCGCTTGATGATAATCATCAAGATCTTTTCTCTAAAATGACATCCTTATTTCAAATATCTTAAATAAGCAGGAATAAAGCCGAATAAAAAAACGCCCGCAGAAAACTACGGGCGCAAATTGCTGCTTATATCGGGTTTTGACCTATCAGATGACATAAGACCGGATCGGCTCGAAACCGTTAAAAGCTACAGAAGCATAAGTTGTCGTATAAGCACCGGTTCCTTCAATCAGGATTTCATCACCGACAGTGAGTGAAATCGGCAAAGGATAAGGTGTTTTTTCATACATGACATCGGCGGAATCGCAAGTTGGTCCGGCAAGCACACAAGGTACCTTTTCGTCACTGTCCTTGGCTGTTTCAATCGGATAACGGATGGCTTCATCCATTGTCTCGGCAAGACCGTTGAATTTGCCGACATCGAGATAAACCCAGCGCAACTTGTCGTTTTCCGATTTTTTGGAAACCAGTACAACTTCCGAGCGGATAACACCGGCATTGCCGACCATACCGCGACCCGGTTCAATGATTGTTTCAGGAATACGATTGCCGAAATGTTTTGAAAGGCTATCAAAAATTGCCAAGCCATAAGCCTGTGCCGAAGGCACGTCTTTCAAATAACGTGTCGGGAAACCACCGCCCATATTGACAAGTTTCAACACAATGCCTTCCTTGGCCAGCGTTCTGAAAACTTTGGACGCATCTGACAAAGCACGATCCCAAGCCTTCAGATTTGTCTGCTGTGAGCCGACATGGAAAGAAACGCCATAAGCATTCAATCCCAATTCATGGGCACGGCGCAAAACCGAAACAGCCATTTCAGGAACACAACCGAATTTGCGTGAAAGCGGCCATTCGGCACCTTCACCATCTGTTAAAACGCGACAGAAAACACGTGCACCGGGGGCAGCACGGGCAACTTTTTCAACTTCTTCGACACAGTCGACTGCATAAAGCGAAACACCCAATTCATAAGCGCGGGCAATATCGCGCTCTTTCTTGATGGTGTTACCGAAAGAAATACGATCCGGTGTTGCACCGGCATCAAGCACCATTTCGATTTCGGCGACAGTGGCTGTATCGAAAGATGAACCAAGCGACACCAACAAACGTAGAATTTCCGGTGCCGGATTAGCTTTTACTGCATAAAAAATGCGTGATTGGGGAAGTGCTTTGACAAAGCCTTCATAGTTTTCACGCACCACATCAAGATCCAGAATCATGCACGGGCCTTCAGGGCGTCGTGTTGCGAGGAAATCACGAATACGTTGAGTTGCCATTTCGGTTCTCCTTAGGAAACCTTTCGGGTTCCCCAAATCTTGCTTCTCGTGGCATAAGTCACGATCAGCCCATGGACAAAGTGCAAGGCCTATATTCGTTTCAACCGGTTATTGGAGGTACCGGAAAAAACTCCATAAAACTTGCGGCGATAGAACAGCGCGCTAACGCATTGCTCCGCTTTGTCTGCCTTTTGATTGGAATAACGAAAACCGCATCCGCACGGAAGGCAATGAGGTGTGCCTCTTCAGTAATTTCGACTTTTGGACAGCCGAAAGACACCAGAAAGGCCCGCACCGTCGTTGCTTCAAGATGTCCCCATTCTTCCGGTTGGCCGTAAGAATGACTGGAGCGGTTAGGTCCAGGTACCGTACCGGTTTTTCTCACCATTCGAGGACCGGCGGACACCCACAGGCACGTGCGACTTTGGGCAAAGATGCATATAAGCGCAATGGAGCAACCTTTCAATATTTTTTTTGGCCTTTAGGCAATTTTATTTAAGCCCATTGCAATATTGACCATTCTGTTATTTTCAACACAAAACCGGTGGCGTTGACAACGAAAAACGGGGTTCGCAAAAACCGGCCTTATGTTTCCAAGAAACCGGCCGTTGTTAAAAGCCAAGTGTTTCTGTTACTGAAAAAGAGCCTCCAAGTTTTTTAAAAAAACAGCTTTTGGGCATAGCTTTTGAAAGGGGATAAAACTCTTGGGGTTATTGACGAGAATACGGGGTTTTATAGAAGTGGTCGTAGCCGGCGGTTTTTCGGCCGCCGCGCGCAAGACACACAAATCGAAAGCGCTCCTTTCAAAGCATGTCCATGAACTTGAAGACGAATTGGGCGCTGTCCTTTTGAACCGGACAACCCGCCAATTATCTTTGACTGAAGCGGGCCATGCTTATTATCTTCGTGCTTTGGAGATTATCAAAGAACTTGACGATCTCAATGACACAATTACCGATTCAAGCAAGACCCGACGCGGGCGCATAAAAATCGGTACATCGCGCACCTTTGCCGATGCGCCGATTGGTCAATCACTCATCGATTTTCTGTCAGCTTATCCGGAGATCCACCTTGATATCAGCCTTGATGACCGGTTCGTCGATCTCATCAATGAAGGTTTTGATCTTGCAATCCGCATTACCGACATGCAGGACTCCTCCCTCATTCAACGAAAACTCATGTATATCCGTTCGGTTGTCGTTGCCTCTCCTAAACTCCTGGAAAAGACAAATGTTCCGGAAACACCACGCGATTTGAAATCGCTTCCCTGCCTTGTCGACAGAAACAACCTGAATTCCGACCATTGGCTGTTCAAAGATCGTGACGGAAGCCCTTTTTCTGTTGCTATTTCAGGACGCATGGCAGCAAACGGCCCGGTCATTACAAAGCGGGCTGCCATTGCCGGTATAGGCTTTGCCAAAATTCCACGATTTATAGCCGAAGAAGAATTGCGGGATGGTCGTATCAAAACTGTTCTTGATGATTTTATGACGGACGGTGCAGGCCTTTATGTGGTTTATCCGCAAAAGCGCTATTTACCGGCAAAAGTGCGCATGTTCATCGACTATCTGGTCGAATGGTTCAAAACCTATGAACAAAAAGGAAAAACACAAACCGGCGCTTCCGACTTGTGAAACACGCCCTTCCCTTCAATAAAAAACCTCTCCCTTGAACCGGAAGTTTCAAAGAAAAATCGGGCAACCCGAAACGAAGTGCCTGATCAAACCTCTATTTAAAAAAACAGTCCCGATTTTTGAGTCCCGCAAAGCTTTAAACCTCTAATAGGCATTCGTGCCCTTACAGCGAAGAATTTCTGGTTCGGCTATTGATTTGTTCCGGTTAATTCTGCGCCCTTCAAAAGGAGCAAATAAAAGGGGCCCCGTAAAAAAGAGGGCCGAATAAAAATGAGACAAAGTCAGTTACATGCATTCTGCTTCATGAGCAGAATGCACAATTTTGACAGCAATATTTCCGCTGCGCCTTTGCTTTAAGATCGCGACAAATACAAAGAGGATGGCAAGAAAACTAGCGTAAAAAGCTTACAATCGCCTGTTCGATATGTTGTTCAAGATCTTTTGGAAGTCCGAGTTTATCCATAAGATTATCAAGATATTGCCGATTATCCGGCTTATCCGGATCAAGTGTCATGCGGGAGGCCACATAAAGTTCGGTTTTTTGTTCGTCTGTATTCACATTGCTGACGAGATTGTCGAGATCAACGGGCTTGTTCAATTCATCCATCAAAAAGCCGGCCGTTTTCTGGTCAATTCCGGAACTTGCAATTTTGTTTTTTATCAACTCCCGTTCCTTGTCATCAACATGGCCGTCGGCTTTGGCTGCCGTTATCATTGCCCGAACCAATGTCAGGGCAAAATCGCCATTATGGTCAGCACCGGTTTGACCGATTTCTGTCATATCCACTTTGGAATTGGCATTTTCGTCGTGTTTTTCAAAGTTTTTCAATGCATTGAAGGCAACACTGGCAATTGCCGCCAAACCGCCTCCTTTTATCAAACCTTCAAGAATATTGCCTTTTTCGTTGCCACCAAAGAGCCCGCCTATGAGATCAACGACCGAAAAGTTCGAAGATGGGGTCGAGGAAGTCGATTGGTTTGCACTGTCTTTGGAAGCGGTATTATTAGGGGAAGCGGTATTGTCAGGCTTCAGCAAATCCGAAAAAATCTGTTTAGGGTCAATCATCGTCGTCTCCGTTTCGTGAAACTCCCGCTTCTTTGAAAAAGCTAGATAGCGCCCTCTCTCCCCATTACAAGCATCACGCAAGAGAAAACGGACGTCAGCAATTTCTGCGTCCCCGTTTTAAGCGAAAGATGACATCTTATATTGCTGTTTCAGGATAAATGGCCTTTTGCAATCGGCTGATATATTGGCAATTGTCCGGCTTTTCAGGAAATCAATCATTTCAATCCGTACTTTTTATGTGTTCATCCGGTTTCACGTGTTTTATCCGTTATCGCTTGAAACTCCGGTATCACTTCAACTTTAAGTATTTTTGACAAAGCCGACACGAAACTTGTCCGAACACTCTTTTCTAAAGCTTGCCTTACGCTTATAAGAATTAAAAAAGCTTTTTGGAGAACGATAATGTCTCAGAAGACCGAACGTCTTTTACCTATTCTGCTTGGACAAAGTGTTATTCCGGTTCTTGTTATTGAACGATTGGGAGATGCAGTGCCGGTTGCACGTGCCCTCGTCGAAGGGGGACTGAAAGCGATCGAGATCACATTGCGCACCCCCGCAGCGCTAGATGCCATCCATGCAGTTTCGGAAGATGTGCCTGATGCCATTGTCGGAGCCGGTACAATTTTGAACGGCGACCAATATGTATCGGCTGAAAGTGCGGGGGCAAAATTTATTGTGAGCCCCGGACTGACCGGCGAACTCATAGACGCTGCCGAGGATAGCGATATACCGCTCCTTCCCGGAGCCGTTACACCGAGCGAATTGATGGGCGCGCTCGAAGAAGGCTACCAATGTTTGAAATTTTTCCCGGCAACGGCGGCCGGCGGCATTGATTTCGTCAAATCGCTGGCTTCCCCCTTTGCCGAGGTAAAATTTTGCCCGACAGGTGGTATTTCGCAAAATAACGCCGCCGATTGGCTGAAACTGCCCAATGTTGTGTGCATTGGCGGCTCGTGGGTGGCACCGAAAAAACTGATTGATGCCGGTGATTTTAAAGCCATTGCCGAACTTGCGAAAAACGCATCAAAGTTGACTGCCTGAAAAGCTGGTGGGAAAACAACAGGCCAAGCTCATTAAAATATAAGAGCTTGGTAAAGAAATATAAAAACTAACTCGCCAAAGCGGGCGGAATTGCTAATAAACAGGCAGCCCTTGAGCNNNNNNNNNNNNNNNNNNNNNNNNNNNNNNNNNNNNNNNNNNNNNNNNNNNNNNNNNNNNNNNNNNNNNNNNNNNNNNNNNNNNNNNNNNNNNNNTGAGCCCTTGAGCCCTTGAGCCCTTGAGCCCTTGAGCCCTTGAGCCCTTGAGCCCTTGAGCCCTTGAGCCCTTGAGCCCTTGAGCCCTTGAGCCTGTCCAAAAACAGTTTTACTCTTTTGTCAATCGACAAAAGCGCGTTCAACCACATAAGTAGCGGGTGCATTATTTGCGCCTTCGACAAGGCCAAAATCGCGACACATAGCAGCACAATCTTTCAGCATTGCCATGGAACCGCAAATCATTGCGCGGTCTGTTTCCGGATCAAGCTTTTTCAAACCGGTACGCTTGAAAAATTCGCCACTGCGCATTGTGTCGGTAATTCGCCCCATATGGTCGGAATGCTCGCGGGTGGTCATGGGATAGAATTTCAACTGGTTGGAAAATTCGCCAATAAGAGGATCATTTCTTAAGTCCGCAACAAGTTCGCGCGCATAGTCGAGTTCGGCAACAAGCCGCGTTGTCTGGATAAGAATGACTTCTTCGAATTTTTCATAAGTTTCCGGATCACGAATGAGGCTTGCAAAAGGTGCAACACCTGTTCCTGTCGAAAAAAGATAAAGCCGTTTACCCGGTAAAAGCGCGTCCAGTACCAGAGTGCCGGTGGCTTTTTTACGCATCAGCACGGTGTCGCCCACTTTGATTTTTTGCAAATGTTCGGTCAAAGGGCCATTCGGAACCTTGATGGAGAAAAACTCCAATTGCTCGCTCCAGAACGGGCTTGCAATGGAATAGGCGCGGAAAACCGGCTTTTCGGCATTGGGCAAACCGATCATCACAAACTCGCCCGAACGGAAACGGAAACTGTCCGGCCGGTTCAGGCGGAAACGGAAAAGCCTATCAGTATAATGTTTGACATCCTGCACGGTTAAAGCAAAAACATTTGCCGGTATCGGGAATGAAGACGGCGTGGCAGTCGCATTCGAGGCTGCATTGTCGACAGGCGTAGTCATCGGAATTCTTCCTTAATAAACTTTAGCAGATAAACTTGACAAATTCAGGCATGATATAATGCCAAACGGTTGATCTGCCAACATCATAAAGCGAAGTTTCTTTATAATAACAAATTTGTTTTCGTCAAATGACAGTTGTAGATAGTCTGTTGTTTATGCAAAATAATTGCTTCAAAGCCGATAGACAAAACGGCTATTGTGACCACATATAGAAAATCGGAAGGCCGTTCGGGAACAAAACCACATCATGACAGAACAACTCAAATTCGGAACAAGCGGCTTGCGCGGTCTGGTGAGCGATTTAACCGATGACATTATCATGCGCTATACTTCAGCCTTCTTGCGACATTTGGAAAAAATCGGCAAGATCAACAAAGATAAAAGTGTGATTGTCGGCTATGATCTGCGCTCGTCAAGCCCGCATATCAAAAACGTTGTCATAAAAACAATCGAAGATCAGGGGTATTCCGCTATCAATGCCGGTGAAGTGCCAACCCCTGCCCTTGCGCTTTATTCACTCAACTTTCGCTATCCGGCAATTATGGTTACAGGAAGCCACATTCCCGACGACCGCAACGGGCTAAAATTTTACCGTCCCGATGGCGAAATAACCAAGCAAGACGAGCGCGCAATTGTAGCCGAACTTGATAAATCCGGTAAGGGCGGTAAAGGCGGACTTTCAGAAAATAATACGCCCTATCACCTTGCCGAAAACTATCAATCCCCTCCTGTCGTTCCGGATGTTCTTGAACTTTACCGGAAACGCTGCCTTTCCATTTTGCCGAAATCGGCACTTCAGGATATGAAAATCGGCGTCTATCAGCACAGTTCCATTGTGCGCGACTTTCTGGTTGACGTTTTATCCGCTCTTGGCGCGAAAACGGTTCCAATCGGTCGGGCCGACCATTTTGTTCCTGTCGATACCGAAGCATTACGCGATTTTGACCGCAAGCTTGCTCTTGATGCCGTTCGCCAATATGGGCTTGACGCGCTGGTGTCGACCGATGGCGACGCAGACCGGCCGTTAATTGCCGGTTCCGACGGGATATTTCTAAAAGGTGATGTGGTCGGAATGCTCACCGCAAAATATCTTTTTGCCGATGCTGTTGTCACCCCTGTCACCTCCACATCGGCGGTCGAGACAAGCCATTTTTTCGAGCATGTTTACCGCACCTCTGTCGGCTCACCCTATGTTATTGCCGGTATGAAACAGGCATTAAACGACGGTTATCATACGATCGTCGGTTTTGAAGCCAATGGCGGCGTTCTTCTGGGAAGCGATATTTCAAGCGAAACTTGCGAATTGAAGAAATTGGCAACACGCGATGCAATGCTTCCTATTCTGGCTTTATTAGGATTTGCACAATTGCGTGGTTCTTCCGTTCAGGCACTTTCGAGCGGACTTCCTCCGCGTTTTACCGCCAGCAACCGGCTTTCCAATATTGACACGGAGAAAGCCAAACAGATTCTGCATGATCTTGAAGACGCTGCAACACGCATACATTTTTTCCATCCGCTCGGTAACATCGAACATTGGGATATGATTGACGGTTTGCGTGTCATCATGGACAATGGCGATATTGTGCATTTCCGCCTTTCCGGCAATGCTCCGGAATTGCGATGTTACAGCGAAGCGGCCTCGCAAGAACAGGCCGACAAGCTTCTCGAATGGGGGCTTGAAAACATTGCTCGAACCTTGGAGAAAGCATCATGATAAAGGTTATTGCGCATTTTTATATCAAGCCCGAATTTGTTGAAAAGACCGAAAGTCTGTTCAAAGAACTTGTTGAGAAATCCCGTAAGGACAAAGGCTGTATTTCCTACGAACTGTTTGAAGTTGAAGGCGATACGGGACACATGGTTTTCATTGAAACATGGAAAGACAAAAGCGCCCTCGACGCACATAGCAAAACCGAACATTTTGTCCGTATTATCGATGAATTGACAAAGATGAGCTACAAGGAAGCGCTCGTTACTGTCATGACACAGAAGCTTTGACGTCCCTCAATTTCCATTTCTTTACAATTTCTATTTCTTTACAGTAAAAGCGGTATCCGGTTTCATCCGATGCTGCTTTTTTAATATTATCCGCGCCTTTATGTGCTTCAAAAGCACTGTTTTCCTTTCAAGTTCCAGAACGGAAACGACGCGTTGTTTTTAAACAATTCGCTTATCTTTATCATCAACACGCGCGTCGAAACGATATTTTTTGTTAGCTTCTTATTTTGCTGTTTATGAGGTTGTTCTGCTTTAGGCGCTTACGCGATTCTTAGCAAATGCTCGATAACCGGATGTGGCCAATGCACGGCTAATTGAAAACATTCCAACCTTCCATATCGCGGCTTCTCTCCACATTCGGGCGGAAATTATCCCGCTTGAAGTTATCTTTTCTTGCGCCCGTTTATTGAAAGAAAATTCTATTCCTCGTCGACCTGTTGCTGTTCGGGCAAAAGCAAATTGAGGATG
Coding sequences within:
- a CDS encoding iron-containing alcohol dehydrogenase — translated: MTITAEWTFPTDILLAPKSLAALGPVFKKTGVEAIMVLTDRGLSQSPALKKLLKRIDKLKLPFGVFSSLDGTASRETLELTVRLYLSGGFNAILAFGGGATMDLAKMTRLFCAQGANVKTLEVPSIYTALAPLIALPTLAGSGAEISDNAYLIDNAKNTGFTFYDKRLTPTFVVADPVLTGTAPANFISGAGMNALTNAIDSWCIPTFNPVSDALALETVRLIFNHLPKAVSDPSNNEAQIALLSASLTGALAAKKGLKITSALARSIGNRYQTHFGMTAGVLLPYVMAYNQSAIGNRIATLAERLNIKGGFNGFIRHLLNLRKAANVPTKLAGLTKDQKIKAKDKALIESVAVEDHGSDETSVRLTKKTALAILNAAIAGKMNRKK
- a CDS encoding type III PLP-dependent enzyme, yielding MATQRIRDFLATRRPEGPCMILDLDVVRENYEGFVKALPQSRIFYAVKANPAPEILRLLVSLGSSFDTATVAEIEMVLDAGATPDRISFGNTIKKERDIARAYELGVSLYAVDCVEEVEKVARAAPGARVFCRVLTDGEGAEWPLSRKFGCVPEMAVSVLRRAHELGLNAYGVSFHVGSQQTNLKAWDRALSDASKVFRTLAKEGIVLKLVNMGGGFPTRYLKDVPSAQAYGLAIFDSLSKHFGNRIPETIIEPGRGMVGNAGVIRSEVVLVSKKSENDKLRWVYLDVGKFNGLAETMDEAIRYPIETAKDSDEKVPCVLAGPTCDSADVMYEKTPYPLPISLTVGDEILIEGTGAYTTTYASVAFNGFEPIRSYVI
- a CDS encoding LysR family transcriptional regulator, encoding MGLLTRIRGFIEVVVAGGFSAAARKTHKSKALLSKHVHELEDELGAVLLNRTTRQLSLTEAGHAYYLRALEIIKELDDLNDTITDSSKTRRGRIKIGTSRTFADAPIGQSLIDFLSAYPEIHLDISLDDRFVDLINEGFDLAIRITDMQDSSLIQRKLMYIRSVVVASPKLLEKTNVPETPRDLKSLPCLVDRNNLNSDHWLFKDRDGSPFSVAISGRMAANGPVITKRAAIAGIGFAKIPRFIAEEELRDGRIKTVLDDFMTDGAGLYVVYPQKRYLPAKVRMFIDYLVEWFKTYEQKGKTQTGASDL
- a CDS encoding tellurite resistance TerB family protein yields the protein MIDPKQIFSDLLKPDNTASPNNTASKDSANQSTSSTPSSNFSVVDLIGGLFGGNEKGNILEGLIKGGGLAAIASVAFNALKNFEKHDENANSKVDMTEIGQTGADHNGDFALTLVRAMITAAKADGHVDDKERELIKNKIASSGIDQKTAGFLMDELNKPVDLDNLVSNVNTDEQKTELYVASRMTLDPDKPDNRQYLDNLMDKLGLPKDLEQHIEQAIVSFLR
- a CDS encoding 2-dehydro-3-deoxy-phosphogluconate aldolase; its protein translation is MSQKTERLLPILLGQSVIPVLVIERLGDAVPVARALVEGGLKAIEITLRTPAALDAIHAVSEDVPDAIVGAGTILNGDQYVSAESAGAKFIVSPGLTGELIDAAEDSDIPLLPGAVTPSELMGALEEGYQCLKFFPATAAGGIDFVKSLASPFAEVKFCPTGGISQNNAADWLKLPNVVCIGGSWVAPKKLIDAGDFKAIAELAKNASKLTA
- a CDS encoding ferredoxin--NADP reductase — translated: MTTPVDNAASNATATPSSFPIPANVFALTVQDVKHYTDRLFRFRLNRPDSFRFRSGEFVMIGLPNAEKPVFRAYSIASPFWSEQLEFFSIKVPNGPLTEHLQKIKVGDTVLMRKKATGTLVLDALLPGKRLYLFSTGTGVAPFASLIRDPETYEKFEEVILIQTTRLVAELDYARELVADLRNDPLIGEFSNQLKFYPMTTREHSDHMGRITDTMRSGEFFKRTGLKKLDPETDRAMICGSMAMLKDCAAMCRDFGLVEGANNAPATYVVERAFVD
- a CDS encoding phosphomannomutase, whose translation is MTEQLKFGTSGLRGLVSDLTDDIIMRYTSAFLRHLEKIGKINKDKSVIVGYDLRSSSPHIKNVVIKTIEDQGYSAINAGEVPTPALALYSLNFRYPAIMVTGSHIPDDRNGLKFYRPDGEITKQDERAIVAELDKSGKGGKGGLSENNTPYHLAENYQSPPVVPDVLELYRKRCLSILPKSALQDMKIGVYQHSSIVRDFLVDVLSALGAKTVPIGRADHFVPVDTEALRDFDRKLALDAVRQYGLDALVSTDGDADRPLIAGSDGIFLKGDVVGMLTAKYLFADAVVTPVTSTSAVETSHFFEHVYRTSVGSPYVIAGMKQALNDGYHTIVGFEANGGVLLGSDISSETCELKKLATRDAMLPILALLGFAQLRGSSVQALSSGLPPRFTASNRLSNIDTEKAKQILHDLEDAATRIHFFHPLGNIEHWDMIDGLRVIMDNGDIVHFRLSGNAPELRCYSEAASQEQADKLLEWGLENIARTLEKAS
- a CDS encoding putative quinol monooxygenase, with the protein product MIKVIAHFYIKPEFVEKTESLFKELVEKSRKDKGCISYELFEVEGDTGHMVFIETWKDKSALDAHSKTEHFVRIIDELTKMSYKEALVTVMTQKL